The Equus asinus isolate D_3611 breed Donkey chromosome 4, EquAss-T2T_v2, whole genome shotgun sequence genome has a segment encoding these proteins:
- the DENND6B gene encoding protein DENND6B isoform X15: protein MDALSGAGPRRARGRPGARSSGVRAPAAPWARFSAWLECVCVVTFDLELGQALELVYPSDFRLTDKEKSSICYLSFPDSHSGCLGDTQFSFRIRQCGGQRSPWHDDRHYDTGAPVSLQREPAHYFGYVYFRQVKDSSVKRGYFQKSLVLVSRLPFVRLFQALLSLIAPEYFDKLAPCLEAVCNEIDQWPAPMPGQTLNLPVMGVVLQVRIPSRVDKPESSAPKQCGHENLLPAPVVLSSVHELDLFRCFQPVLAHVQTLWELMLLGEPLVVLAPSPAMSSEMVLALTRCLHPLKFCCDYRPYFTIHDSEFREFTTRTQAPPNVVLGVTNPFFIKMLQHWPHILRVGEPRMSGDLPKQVKLKKPSRLKTLDTKPGLYTAYTAHLHRDKALLKRLLKQGLQKKRPSDMQTALLRRHLLELTQSFIIPLEHYMASLMPLQKSIMPWKVGVETPPQIRPFRQDDFLCSLEHAGPQLTCILKGDWLGLYRRFFKSPHFDGWYRQRHKEMVQKLEALHLEAICEAVRGLRGKQNIEAWMKDKSEVEIVDLVLKLREKLVWAQGHQLPVKEATLQRAQLYIETIIGSLPKDLQAVLCPP, encoded by the exons ATGGACGCGCTGTCAGGCGCCGGGCCTCGCCGGGCTCGCGGCCGCCCAGGCGCCCGGTCCTCCGGGGTGCGGGCTCCGGCGGCGCCCTGGGCGCGCTTCTCGGCCTGGCTGGAGTGCGTGTGCGTGGTCACCTTCGACCTGGAGCTGGGCCAGGCGCTGGAG CTGGTGTACCCCAGTGACTTCCGGCTCACGGACAAGGAG AAAAGCAGCATCTGCTACCTGTCCTTTCCTGACTCCCACTCAG GCTGCCTGGGGGACACTCAGTTCAGCTTCCGAATTCGTCAGTGTGGAGGGCAGAGGAGCCCCTGGCACGACGACAGGCACTATGACACTGGGGCCCCCGTGTCACTGCAG AGGGAGCCGGCACACTACTTTGGCTACGTGTACTTCAGGCAGGTGAAGGACAGCTCTGTGAAGAGGGGCTACTTCCAGAAG TCTCTGGTGCTGGTGTCCCGCCTGCCCTTTGTCCGGCTGTTCCAGGCGCTGCTGAGCCTGATCGCCCCTGAGTACTTTGACAAGCTCGCCCCCTGCCTGGAAGCAG TGTGCAATGAGATTGACCAGTGGCCGGCCCCCATGCCCGGGCAGACCCTGAACTTGCCTGTCATGGGAGTCGTCCTCCAG GTGCGCATCCCTTCCAGGGTGGACAAGCCTGAATCTAGTGCTCCGAAGCAGTGTGGCCACGAG AACCTgctgccagccccagtggtcCTCTCCAGCGTGCATGAGCTAGACCTGTTCAG GTGCTTCCAGCCTGTGCTGGCCCACGTGCAGACGCTGTGGGAGCTCATGCTCCTCGGGGAGCCCCTGGTGGTCCTGGCGCCCTCGCCCGCCATGTCCTCGGAGATGGTGCTGGCCTTGACCCG CTGCCTGCATCCCCTGAAGTTCTGCTGTGACTACCGCCCCTACTTCACCATCCATGACAGCGAGTTCAGGGAGTTTACCACGCGTACACAGGCCCC aCCAAACGTGGTCCTGGGAGTCACAAACCCTTTCTTTATCAAAATGCTCCAGCACTGGCCCCACATCCTTCGTGTCGGGGAGCCCAGGATGTCAG GGGACCTTCCTAAGCAGGTCAAGCTGAAAAAGCCCTCAAGGCTGAAAACCCTTGACACCAAGCCAG GCCTCTACACTGCGTACACGGCCCACCTCCACCGAGACAAGGCGCTGCTCAAACGGCTGCTCAAG CAGGGCCTGCAGAAGAAGCGGCCGTCAGACATGCAGACCGCGCTGCTGAGGCGGCACCTCCTGGAGCTCACACAGAGCTTCATCATCCCCCTG gAGCACTACATGGCCAGCCTCATGCCCCTGCAGAAGAGCATCATGCCCTGGAAGGTGGGGGTCGAG ACCCCTCCCCAGATCCGTCCCTTCCGCCAGGATGACTTCCTTTGTAGCCTGGAGCACGCGGGGCCCCAGCTCACCTGCATCCTCAAGGGTGACTGGCTGGGCCTCTACAG GAGGTTTTTCAAGTCCCCACATTTTGATGGCTGGTACCGGCAGCGGCACAAAGAGATGGTCCAGAAGCTGGAGGCCCTGCACCTCGAGGCCATCTGTGAGGCGGTGAGGGGCCTGAGGGGGAAG CAGAACATCGAGGCCTGGATGAAGGACAAGTCCGAGGTGGAGATCGTGGACCTGGTCCTGAAACTTCGGGAGAAGCTG GTGTGGGCACAGGGCCACCAGCTCCCTGTGAAGGAGGCGACGCTGCAGCGGGCACAGCTGTACATCGAGACCATCATCGGCTCCCTGCCCAAGGACCTTCAGGCTGTCCTGTGCCCTCCCTAG
- the DENND6B gene encoding protein DENND6B isoform X10, translating to MDALSGAGPRRARGRPGARSSGVRAPAAPWARFSAWLECVCVVTFDLELGQALELVYPSDFRLTDKEKSSICYLSFPDSHSGCLGDTQFSFRIRQCGGQRSPWHDDRHYDTGAPVSLQREPAHYFGYVYFRQVKDSSVKRGYFQKSLVLVSRLPFVRLFQALLSLIAPEYFDKLAPCLEAVCNEIDQWPAPMPGQTLNLPVMGVVLQVRIPSRVDKPESSAPKQCGHENLLPAPVVLSSVHELDLFSCLHPLKFCCDYRPYFTIHDSEFREFTTRTQAPPNVVLGVTNPFFIKMLQHWPHILRVGEPRMSGDLPKQVKLKKPSRLKTLDTKPGLYTAYTAHLHRDKALLKRLLKQGLQKKRPSDMQTALLRRHLLELTQSFIIPLEHYMASLMPLQKSIMPWKVGVETPPQIRPFRQDDFLCSLEHAGPQLTCILKGDWLGLYRRFFKSPHFDGWYRQRHKEMVQKLEALHLEAICEAVRGLRGKQNIEAWMKDKSEVEIVDLVLKLREKLVWAQGHQLPVKEATLQRAQLYIETIIGSLPKDLQAVLCPP from the exons ATGGACGCGCTGTCAGGCGCCGGGCCTCGCCGGGCTCGCGGCCGCCCAGGCGCCCGGTCCTCCGGGGTGCGGGCTCCGGCGGCGCCCTGGGCGCGCTTCTCGGCCTGGCTGGAGTGCGTGTGCGTGGTCACCTTCGACCTGGAGCTGGGCCAGGCGCTGGAG CTGGTGTACCCCAGTGACTTCCGGCTCACGGACAAGGAG AAAAGCAGCATCTGCTACCTGTCCTTTCCTGACTCCCACTCAG GCTGCCTGGGGGACACTCAGTTCAGCTTCCGAATTCGTCAGTGTGGAGGGCAGAGGAGCCCCTGGCACGACGACAGGCACTATGACACTGGGGCCCCCGTGTCACTGCAG AGGGAGCCGGCACACTACTTTGGCTACGTGTACTTCAGGCAGGTGAAGGACAGCTCTGTGAAGAGGGGCTACTTCCAGAAG TCTCTGGTGCTGGTGTCCCGCCTGCCCTTTGTCCGGCTGTTCCAGGCGCTGCTGAGCCTGATCGCCCCTGAGTACTTTGACAAGCTCGCCCCCTGCCTGGAAGCAG TGTGCAATGAGATTGACCAGTGGCCGGCCCCCATGCCCGGGCAGACCCTGAACTTGCCTGTCATGGGAGTCGTCCTCCAG GTGCGCATCCCTTCCAGGGTGGACAAGCCTGAATCTAGTGCTCCGAAGCAGTGTGGCCACGAG AACCTgctgccagccccagtggtcCTCTCCAGCGTGCATGAGCTAGACCTGTTCAG CTGCCTGCATCCCCTGAAGTTCTGCTGTGACTACCGCCCCTACTTCACCATCCATGACAGCGAGTTCAGGGAGTTTACCACGCGTACACAGGCCCC aCCAAACGTGGTCCTGGGAGTCACAAACCCTTTCTTTATCAAAATGCTCCAGCACTGGCCCCACATCCTTCGTGTCGGGGAGCCCAGGATGTCAG GGGACCTTCCTAAGCAGGTCAAGCTGAAAAAGCCCTCAAGGCTGAAAACCCTTGACACCAAGCCAG GCCTCTACACTGCGTACACGGCCCACCTCCACCGAGACAAGGCGCTGCTCAAACGGCTGCTCAAG CAGGGCCTGCAGAAGAAGCGGCCGTCAGACATGCAGACCGCGCTGCTGAGGCGGCACCTCCTGGAGCTCACACAGAGCTTCATCATCCCCCTG gAGCACTACATGGCCAGCCTCATGCCCCTGCAGAAGAGCATCATGCCCTGGAAGGTGGGGGTCGAG ACCCCTCCCCAGATCCGTCCCTTCCGCCAGGATGACTTCCTTTGTAGCCTGGAGCACGCGGGGCCCCAGCTCACCTGCATCCTCAAGGGTGACTGGCTGGGCCTCTACAG GAGGTTTTTCAAGTCCCCACATTTTGATGGCTGGTACCGGCAGCGGCACAAAGAGATGGTCCAGAAGCTGGAGGCCCTGCACCTCGAGGCCATCTGTGAGGCGGTGAGGGGCCTGAGGGGGAAG CAGAACATCGAGGCCTGGATGAAGGACAAGTCCGAGGTGGAGATCGTGGACCTGGTCCTGAAACTTCGGGAGAAGCTG GTGTGGGCACAGGGCCACCAGCTCCCTGTGAAGGAGGCGACGCTGCAGCGGGCACAGCTGTACATCGAGACCATCATCGGCTCCCTGCCCAAGGACCTTCAGGCTGTCCTGTGCCCTCCCTAG
- the DENND6B gene encoding protein DENND6B isoform X12 — protein MDALSGAGPRRARGRPGARSSGVRAPAAPWARFSAWLECVCVVTFDLELGQALELVYPSDFRLTDKEKSSICYLSFPDSHSGCLGDTQFSFRIRQCGGQRSPWHDDRHYDTGAPVSLQREPAHYFGYVYFRQVKDSSVKRGYFQKVRIPSRVDKPESSAPKQCGHENLLPAPVVLSSVHELDLFRCFQPVLAHVQTLWELMLLGEPLVVLAPSPAMSSEMVLALTRCLHPLKFCCDYRPYFTIHDSEFREFTTRTQAPPNVVLGVTNPFFIKMLQHWPHILRVGEPRMSGDLPKQVKLKKPSRLKTLDTKPGLYTAYTAHLHRDKALLKRLLKQGLQKKRPSDMQTALLRRHLLELTQSFIIPLEHYMASLMPLQKSIMPWKVGVETPPQIRPFRQDDFLCSLEHAGPQLTCILKGDWLGLYRRFFKSPHFDGWYRQRHKEMVQKLEALHLEAICEAVRGLRGKQNIEAWMKDKSEVEIVDLVLKLREKLVWAQGHQLPVKEATLQRAQLYIETIIGSLPKDLQAVLCPP, from the exons ATGGACGCGCTGTCAGGCGCCGGGCCTCGCCGGGCTCGCGGCCGCCCAGGCGCCCGGTCCTCCGGGGTGCGGGCTCCGGCGGCGCCCTGGGCGCGCTTCTCGGCCTGGCTGGAGTGCGTGTGCGTGGTCACCTTCGACCTGGAGCTGGGCCAGGCGCTGGAG CTGGTGTACCCCAGTGACTTCCGGCTCACGGACAAGGAG AAAAGCAGCATCTGCTACCTGTCCTTTCCTGACTCCCACTCAG GCTGCCTGGGGGACACTCAGTTCAGCTTCCGAATTCGTCAGTGTGGAGGGCAGAGGAGCCCCTGGCACGACGACAGGCACTATGACACTGGGGCCCCCGTGTCACTGCAG AGGGAGCCGGCACACTACTTTGGCTACGTGTACTTCAGGCAGGTGAAGGACAGCTCTGTGAAGAGGGGCTACTTCCAGAAG GTGCGCATCCCTTCCAGGGTGGACAAGCCTGAATCTAGTGCTCCGAAGCAGTGTGGCCACGAG AACCTgctgccagccccagtggtcCTCTCCAGCGTGCATGAGCTAGACCTGTTCAG GTGCTTCCAGCCTGTGCTGGCCCACGTGCAGACGCTGTGGGAGCTCATGCTCCTCGGGGAGCCCCTGGTGGTCCTGGCGCCCTCGCCCGCCATGTCCTCGGAGATGGTGCTGGCCTTGACCCG CTGCCTGCATCCCCTGAAGTTCTGCTGTGACTACCGCCCCTACTTCACCATCCATGACAGCGAGTTCAGGGAGTTTACCACGCGTACACAGGCCCC aCCAAACGTGGTCCTGGGAGTCACAAACCCTTTCTTTATCAAAATGCTCCAGCACTGGCCCCACATCCTTCGTGTCGGGGAGCCCAGGATGTCAG GGGACCTTCCTAAGCAGGTCAAGCTGAAAAAGCCCTCAAGGCTGAAAACCCTTGACACCAAGCCAG GCCTCTACACTGCGTACACGGCCCACCTCCACCGAGACAAGGCGCTGCTCAAACGGCTGCTCAAG CAGGGCCTGCAGAAGAAGCGGCCGTCAGACATGCAGACCGCGCTGCTGAGGCGGCACCTCCTGGAGCTCACACAGAGCTTCATCATCCCCCTG gAGCACTACATGGCCAGCCTCATGCCCCTGCAGAAGAGCATCATGCCCTGGAAGGTGGGGGTCGAG ACCCCTCCCCAGATCCGTCCCTTCCGCCAGGATGACTTCCTTTGTAGCCTGGAGCACGCGGGGCCCCAGCTCACCTGCATCCTCAAGGGTGACTGGCTGGGCCTCTACAG GAGGTTTTTCAAGTCCCCACATTTTGATGGCTGGTACCGGCAGCGGCACAAAGAGATGGTCCAGAAGCTGGAGGCCCTGCACCTCGAGGCCATCTGTGAGGCGGTGAGGGGCCTGAGGGGGAAG CAGAACATCGAGGCCTGGATGAAGGACAAGTCCGAGGTGGAGATCGTGGACCTGGTCCTGAAACTTCGGGAGAAGCTG GTGTGGGCACAGGGCCACCAGCTCCCTGTGAAGGAGGCGACGCTGCAGCGGGCACAGCTGTACATCGAGACCATCATCGGCTCCCTGCCCAAGGACCTTCAGGCTGTCCTGTGCCCTCCCTAG
- the DENND6B gene encoding protein DENND6B isoform X9 translates to MDALSGAGPRRARGRPGARSSGVRAPAAPWARFSAWLECVCVVTFDLELGQALELVYPSDFRLTDKEKSSICYLSFPDSHSGCLGDTQFSFRIRQCGGQRSPWHDDRHYDTGAPVSLQSLVLVSRLPFVRLFQALLSLIAPEYFDKLAPCLEAVCNEIDQWPAPMPGQTLNLPVMGVVLQVRIPSRVDKPESSAPKQCGHENLLPAPVVLSSVHELDLFRCFQPVLAHVQTLWELMLLGEPLVVLAPSPAMSSEMVLALTRCLHPLKFCCDYRPYFTIHDSEFREFTTRTQAPPNVVLGVTNPFFIKMLQHWPHILRVGEPRMSGDLPKQVKLKKPSRLKTLDTKPGLYTAYTAHLHRDKALLKRLLKQGLQKKRPSDMQTALLRRHLLELTQSFIIPLEHYMASLMPLQKSIMPWKVGVETPPQIRPFRQDDFLCSLEHAGPQLTCILKGDWLGLYRRFFKSPHFDGWYRQRHKEMVQKLEALHLEAICEAVRGLRGKQNIEAWMKDKSEVEIVDLVLKLREKLVWAQGHQLPVKEATLQRAQLYIETIIGSLPKDLQAVLCPP, encoded by the exons ATGGACGCGCTGTCAGGCGCCGGGCCTCGCCGGGCTCGCGGCCGCCCAGGCGCCCGGTCCTCCGGGGTGCGGGCTCCGGCGGCGCCCTGGGCGCGCTTCTCGGCCTGGCTGGAGTGCGTGTGCGTGGTCACCTTCGACCTGGAGCTGGGCCAGGCGCTGGAG CTGGTGTACCCCAGTGACTTCCGGCTCACGGACAAGGAG AAAAGCAGCATCTGCTACCTGTCCTTTCCTGACTCCCACTCAG GCTGCCTGGGGGACACTCAGTTCAGCTTCCGAATTCGTCAGTGTGGAGGGCAGAGGAGCCCCTGGCACGACGACAGGCACTATGACACTGGGGCCCCCGTGTCACTGCAG TCTCTGGTGCTGGTGTCCCGCCTGCCCTTTGTCCGGCTGTTCCAGGCGCTGCTGAGCCTGATCGCCCCTGAGTACTTTGACAAGCTCGCCCCCTGCCTGGAAGCAG TGTGCAATGAGATTGACCAGTGGCCGGCCCCCATGCCCGGGCAGACCCTGAACTTGCCTGTCATGGGAGTCGTCCTCCAG GTGCGCATCCCTTCCAGGGTGGACAAGCCTGAATCTAGTGCTCCGAAGCAGTGTGGCCACGAG AACCTgctgccagccccagtggtcCTCTCCAGCGTGCATGAGCTAGACCTGTTCAG GTGCTTCCAGCCTGTGCTGGCCCACGTGCAGACGCTGTGGGAGCTCATGCTCCTCGGGGAGCCCCTGGTGGTCCTGGCGCCCTCGCCCGCCATGTCCTCGGAGATGGTGCTGGCCTTGACCCG CTGCCTGCATCCCCTGAAGTTCTGCTGTGACTACCGCCCCTACTTCACCATCCATGACAGCGAGTTCAGGGAGTTTACCACGCGTACACAGGCCCC aCCAAACGTGGTCCTGGGAGTCACAAACCCTTTCTTTATCAAAATGCTCCAGCACTGGCCCCACATCCTTCGTGTCGGGGAGCCCAGGATGTCAG GGGACCTTCCTAAGCAGGTCAAGCTGAAAAAGCCCTCAAGGCTGAAAACCCTTGACACCAAGCCAG GCCTCTACACTGCGTACACGGCCCACCTCCACCGAGACAAGGCGCTGCTCAAACGGCTGCTCAAG CAGGGCCTGCAGAAGAAGCGGCCGTCAGACATGCAGACCGCGCTGCTGAGGCGGCACCTCCTGGAGCTCACACAGAGCTTCATCATCCCCCTG gAGCACTACATGGCCAGCCTCATGCCCCTGCAGAAGAGCATCATGCCCTGGAAGGTGGGGGTCGAG ACCCCTCCCCAGATCCGTCCCTTCCGCCAGGATGACTTCCTTTGTAGCCTGGAGCACGCGGGGCCCCAGCTCACCTGCATCCTCAAGGGTGACTGGCTGGGCCTCTACAG GAGGTTTTTCAAGTCCCCACATTTTGATGGCTGGTACCGGCAGCGGCACAAAGAGATGGTCCAGAAGCTGGAGGCCCTGCACCTCGAGGCCATCTGTGAGGCGGTGAGGGGCCTGAGGGGGAAG CAGAACATCGAGGCCTGGATGAAGGACAAGTCCGAGGTGGAGATCGTGGACCTGGTCCTGAAACTTCGGGAGAAGCTG GTGTGGGCACAGGGCCACCAGCTCCCTGTGAAGGAGGCGACGCTGCAGCGGGCACAGCTGTACATCGAGACCATCATCGGCTCCCTGCCCAAGGACCTTCAGGCTGTCCTGTGCCCTCCCTAG
- the DENND6B gene encoding protein DENND6B isoform X11, protein MDALSGAGPRRARGRPGARSSGVRAPAAPWARFSAWLECVCVVTFDLELGQALELVYPSDFRLTDKEKSSICYLSFPDSHSGCLGDTQFSFRIRQCGGQRSPWHDDRHYDTGAPVSLQREPAHYFGYVYFRQVKDSSVKRGYFQKSLVLVSRLPFVRLFQALLSLIAPEYFDKLAPCLEAVCNEIDQWPAPMPGQTLNLPVMGVVLQVRIPSRVDKPESSAPKQCGHENLLPAPVVLSSVHELDLFSCLHPLKFCCDYRPYFTIHDSEFREFTTRTQAPPNVVLGVTNPFFIKMLQHWPHILRVGEPRMSGDLPKQVKLKKPSRLKTLDTKPGLYTAYTAHLHRDKALLKRLLKGLQKKRPSDMQTALLRRHLLELTQSFIIPLEHYMASLMPLQKSIMPWKTPPQIRPFRQDDFLCSLEHAGPQLTCILKGDWLGLYRRFFKSPHFDGWYRQRHKEMVQKLEALHLEAICEANIEAWMKDKSEVEIVDLVLKLREKLVWAQGHQLPVKEATLQRAQLYIETIIGSLPKDLQAVLCPP, encoded by the exons ATGGACGCGCTGTCAGGCGCCGGGCCTCGCCGGGCTCGCGGCCGCCCAGGCGCCCGGTCCTCCGGGGTGCGGGCTCCGGCGGCGCCCTGGGCGCGCTTCTCGGCCTGGCTGGAGTGCGTGTGCGTGGTCACCTTCGACCTGGAGCTGGGCCAGGCGCTGGAG CTGGTGTACCCCAGTGACTTCCGGCTCACGGACAAGGAG AAAAGCAGCATCTGCTACCTGTCCTTTCCTGACTCCCACTCAG GCTGCCTGGGGGACACTCAGTTCAGCTTCCGAATTCGTCAGTGTGGAGGGCAGAGGAGCCCCTGGCACGACGACAGGCACTATGACACTGGGGCCCCCGTGTCACTGCAG AGGGAGCCGGCACACTACTTTGGCTACGTGTACTTCAGGCAGGTGAAGGACAGCTCTGTGAAGAGGGGCTACTTCCAGAAG TCTCTGGTGCTGGTGTCCCGCCTGCCCTTTGTCCGGCTGTTCCAGGCGCTGCTGAGCCTGATCGCCCCTGAGTACTTTGACAAGCTCGCCCCCTGCCTGGAAGCAG TGTGCAATGAGATTGACCAGTGGCCGGCCCCCATGCCCGGGCAGACCCTGAACTTGCCTGTCATGGGAGTCGTCCTCCAG GTGCGCATCCCTTCCAGGGTGGACAAGCCTGAATCTAGTGCTCCGAAGCAGTGTGGCCACGAG AACCTgctgccagccccagtggtcCTCTCCAGCGTGCATGAGCTAGACCTGTTCAG CTGCCTGCATCCCCTGAAGTTCTGCTGTGACTACCGCCCCTACTTCACCATCCATGACAGCGAGTTCAGGGAGTTTACCACGCGTACACAGGCCCC aCCAAACGTGGTCCTGGGAGTCACAAACCCTTTCTTTATCAAAATGCTCCAGCACTGGCCCCACATCCTTCGTGTCGGGGAGCCCAGGATGTCAG GGGACCTTCCTAAGCAGGTCAAGCTGAAAAAGCCCTCAAGGCTGAAAACCCTTGACACCAAGCCAG GCCTCTACACTGCGTACACGGCCCACCTCCACCGAGACAAGGCGCTGCTCAAACGGCTGCTCAAG GGCCTGCAGAAGAAGCGGCCGTCAGACATGCAGACCGCGCTGCTGAGGCGGCACCTCCTGGAGCTCACACAGAGCTTCATCATCCCCCTG gAGCACTACATGGCCAGCCTCATGCCCCTGCAGAAGAGCATCATGCCCTGGAAG ACCCCTCCCCAGATCCGTCCCTTCCGCCAGGATGACTTCCTTTGTAGCCTGGAGCACGCGGGGCCCCAGCTCACCTGCATCCTCAAGGGTGACTGGCTGGGCCTCTACAG GAGGTTTTTCAAGTCCCCACATTTTGATGGCTGGTACCGGCAGCGGCACAAAGAGATGGTCCAGAAGCTGGAGGCCCTGCACCTCGAGGCCATCTGTGAGGCG AACATCGAGGCCTGGATGAAGGACAAGTCCGAGGTGGAGATCGTGGACCTGGTCCTGAAACTTCGGGAGAAGCTG GTGTGGGCACAGGGCCACCAGCTCCCTGTGAAGGAGGCGACGCTGCAGCGGGCACAGCTGTACATCGAGACCATCATCGGCTCCCTGCCCAAGGACCTTCAGGCTGTCCTGTGCCCTCCCTAG
- the DENND6B gene encoding protein DENND6B isoform X7, translated as MDALSGAGPRRARGRPGARSSGVRAPAAPWARFSAWLECVCVVTFDLELGQALELVYPSDFRLTDKEKSSICYLSFPDSHSGCLGDTQFSFRIRQCGGQRSPWHDDRHYDTGAPVSLQREPAHYFGYVYFRQVKDSSVKRGYFQKSLVLVSRLPFVRLFQALLSLIAPEYFDKLAPCLEAVCNEIDQWPAPMPGQTLNLPVMGVVLQVRIPSRVDKPESSAPKQCGHENLLPAPVVLSSVHELDLFRCFQPVLAHVQTLWELMLLGEPLVVLAPSPAMSSEMVLALTRCLHPLKFCCDYRPYFTIHDSEFREFTTRTQAPPNVVLGVTNPFFIKMLQHWPHILRVGEPRMSGDLPKQVKLKKPSRLKTLDTKPGLYTAYTAHLHRDKALLKRLLKQGLQKKRPSDMQTALLRRHLLELTQSFIIPLEHYMASLMPLQKSIMPWKTPPQIRPFRQDDFLCSLEHAGPQLTCILKGDWLGLYRRFFKSPHFDGWYRQRHKEMVQKLEALHLEAICEANIEAWMKDKSEVEIVDLVLKLREKLVWAQGHQLPVKEATLQRAQLYIETIIGSLPKDLQAVLCPP; from the exons ATGGACGCGCTGTCAGGCGCCGGGCCTCGCCGGGCTCGCGGCCGCCCAGGCGCCCGGTCCTCCGGGGTGCGGGCTCCGGCGGCGCCCTGGGCGCGCTTCTCGGCCTGGCTGGAGTGCGTGTGCGTGGTCACCTTCGACCTGGAGCTGGGCCAGGCGCTGGAG CTGGTGTACCCCAGTGACTTCCGGCTCACGGACAAGGAG AAAAGCAGCATCTGCTACCTGTCCTTTCCTGACTCCCACTCAG GCTGCCTGGGGGACACTCAGTTCAGCTTCCGAATTCGTCAGTGTGGAGGGCAGAGGAGCCCCTGGCACGACGACAGGCACTATGACACTGGGGCCCCCGTGTCACTGCAG AGGGAGCCGGCACACTACTTTGGCTACGTGTACTTCAGGCAGGTGAAGGACAGCTCTGTGAAGAGGGGCTACTTCCAGAAG TCTCTGGTGCTGGTGTCCCGCCTGCCCTTTGTCCGGCTGTTCCAGGCGCTGCTGAGCCTGATCGCCCCTGAGTACTTTGACAAGCTCGCCCCCTGCCTGGAAGCAG TGTGCAATGAGATTGACCAGTGGCCGGCCCCCATGCCCGGGCAGACCCTGAACTTGCCTGTCATGGGAGTCGTCCTCCAG GTGCGCATCCCTTCCAGGGTGGACAAGCCTGAATCTAGTGCTCCGAAGCAGTGTGGCCACGAG AACCTgctgccagccccagtggtcCTCTCCAGCGTGCATGAGCTAGACCTGTTCAG GTGCTTCCAGCCTGTGCTGGCCCACGTGCAGACGCTGTGGGAGCTCATGCTCCTCGGGGAGCCCCTGGTGGTCCTGGCGCCCTCGCCCGCCATGTCCTCGGAGATGGTGCTGGCCTTGACCCG CTGCCTGCATCCCCTGAAGTTCTGCTGTGACTACCGCCCCTACTTCACCATCCATGACAGCGAGTTCAGGGAGTTTACCACGCGTACACAGGCCCC aCCAAACGTGGTCCTGGGAGTCACAAACCCTTTCTTTATCAAAATGCTCCAGCACTGGCCCCACATCCTTCGTGTCGGGGAGCCCAGGATGTCAG GGGACCTTCCTAAGCAGGTCAAGCTGAAAAAGCCCTCAAGGCTGAAAACCCTTGACACCAAGCCAG GCCTCTACACTGCGTACACGGCCCACCTCCACCGAGACAAGGCGCTGCTCAAACGGCTGCTCAAG CAGGGCCTGCAGAAGAAGCGGCCGTCAGACATGCAGACCGCGCTGCTGAGGCGGCACCTCCTGGAGCTCACACAGAGCTTCATCATCCCCCTG gAGCACTACATGGCCAGCCTCATGCCCCTGCAGAAGAGCATCATGCCCTGGAAG ACCCCTCCCCAGATCCGTCCCTTCCGCCAGGATGACTTCCTTTGTAGCCTGGAGCACGCGGGGCCCCAGCTCACCTGCATCCTCAAGGGTGACTGGCTGGGCCTCTACAG GAGGTTTTTCAAGTCCCCACATTTTGATGGCTGGTACCGGCAGCGGCACAAAGAGATGGTCCAGAAGCTGGAGGCCCTGCACCTCGAGGCCATCTGTGAGGCG AACATCGAGGCCTGGATGAAGGACAAGTCCGAGGTGGAGATCGTGGACCTGGTCCTGAAACTTCGGGAGAAGCTG GTGTGGGCACAGGGCCACCAGCTCCCTGTGAAGGAGGCGACGCTGCAGCGGGCACAGCTGTACATCGAGACCATCATCGGCTCCCTGCCCAAGGACCTTCAGGCTGTCCTGTGCCCTCCCTAG